The sequence AGTCGAGTAGAATCCGTACCGTAATCGGCGGCGTATATTTCGGCGGTAGTGCCCTTGATTACCCCGACCTTCTTGTTACTGAGATCGTTAATCGAGAAAACCTCGTTTTTGGGAATATCAGTCTTAGTACAGCCCGTAAAGGCTATAAACGCAAAAAGCGCTGATAAGACCCACAAACGACGCATTGTTACGAAAACCTCAACTTTTTATTACAATATAAGAAAAATGGGTTCGATTTCAATGCAAAAAATTGTAATAATTATGGATTAGACGGCAAAAATGGATTCAAAAACAGCAATTTCAGCAAAAAAATCTATTTTTTACCGCAAAAAGAGAGAATCATGGCGCTAAACGAAGAAGAAGAATTCCAGCTGCAGTGGATAAACAACCACCATATGGAAGACAAGGACGCTCAAATGCAGAAGGTGGCCGAAGCGGCCGCCGTACGCCCGACACGCGCCCCGCGTGGGCGTAAAATGCGCCGCAACCCCAGCGCCTGGGAATTGCCCGTGCCCGAAGACGAAATTGACCTGCACGGCATGACCTCGGACGAGGCTGCAGAAACCGTGGAGCGGCGCATCGATGACCTAATGATCGCTGGCCTCAAGATCCTCAGGGTCATCCACGGCGGCGGGAACCCCAGCTACGGCAACGTGAAGCGCATTATCGACCGCAAGGTGCGTTCCGAATGGAGCAACCGTATCCAGCTGTACAAAGTCGAGCCCGACAACGCCGGATCGAGCATCATGATCCTCGGAAAACCGCGCCCCGCCCCGACAAAAACCACCAGAAAGCCCGCCAAGAAATAAAAATTTGATTTTTTTCATTTTTTTGGACCTTTCCCCTTTAAATTCTTTCCATTTTTTTCTATTATTGGACCACCGAACCGGAATATAGCTCAGCCTGGTAGAGCGCTTGCTTCGGGAGCAAGAGGTCGTGAGTTCGAATCTCGCTATTCCGATAAGACAAAAAGACACCTTCTAGGGTGTCTTTTTTGTCTTATATGGATTTGGCGGGATTGAGAACGAGCGACGAAGTCGTGAGTTCGAAAAGCGAGCGAGGCGAGCGTCGCGACAGACCGCTCGCGGGCTGTCATGACCGAGCCGATGCCGCGGACGCCGAAGGCGTCAATCTCGCCAAGTCCGATTTTGGCGAAGCCAAAACCCGGAGGGCAAAAGTTGAAACGAAGTGAAACTTTTGTCTAATCTCGCGCCCCTACTCCCAACTCATGTTCAGTTTGCGTTTTGTATTTGCACAATCCGTCAAATACGAATCTATCAACACCTGATACGGAATACCGAGTTCAGTAGCCATTTTTTTGAAATAGTCAATTGTTTCAGAATTCAACCTTATTGTTATTTGTTTTTTCAGGAACTTTGCATAAGGATTCTTCTTGGCCTTCATTTTTGAAAAATCATATTCCTTCTTCATAAGCAATCTCCTTTTCTTGCGTTCCAATAATATTGAAATTCCTTTCTAGTCGCTTTTCGGGCACTGATGATGCGATTTATCAACTGTTCGGAAACAATCCCGCTTCGTTCTGTAAATACAACAACCAAAGTCCTCAATTGATTTGACAAACCGACAAGAATTGATCTTTCTTCTTGCGCAGAATGTTCGGCGTCAAAGAAAACTCTTGCATGGTCATCTTCAAAACAAGTTTTAGCCTCCTCAAATGAAATACCATGTTTCTTTTGATTTGATGCATTTTTCTTGTCGTCCCAGACGAATTCTACTTGCATATAGATTTCCTCTGGATAATTATAATATAATTATAAAAATGAAAATAAGCAACACCTTTTTTTGCCATTTATAGCCTTTAAGCGTTTCATCATGGGACATTCCATGAAGAGACAGAGACCGTCTATACTATACACGCTTTTGGGAGGTCACTGAATACCAATTATTCGAAAAATTTATTTCTTTTTACAAAAAGAAAAAAAATTGCAACGAAATCCATATAATCGGTCGCGAATTGCGGCAAGCATAAATTTGATTATTTATATTTGCCCCAAAATGAAAGTTTGGTGGGATTTTTATAACCGGAGGTCTTCTGTGAAGATTTTTGCAAACGCTTTGGCTCTGTCCATTCTCCTAGCCCTGCTTGCAGCATGTGGCGATGAATCCTCTTCTTCTGTTTCGCCGGAACCTCGCCAGTGCGAGGAACAGAGCAATGACTGCGATAATGTAAGTTCTAGCAGTGAAAAAATTTCCAAAAATTCTTCAAGCTCGCAAAAGAGCGCTGATAAGGGCAAGTCTTCTTCCTCGGTAGAAAAGTCGAAGGAATCCAGTTCCTCGGTAAAGCCGTCTTCTTCTTCGGAAGCCAAGTCGAGCAGCAGCGAAGAAGTTAAGCAGTCTTCTTCGAGTGTTGTTGCTTCGAGCAGTAGCGTCACCTCTTCTGAAACTGTAGAATCGAGTAGCAGTTCTTACGATAGGACCGATGCGTTTAAGGGAACGCTTTGGCGTAAAGGTGAGTACAAAACATTTGTTGATACCCGCGACAACCGTGAATACTATTACATACAAATTACCGGCGAAGACACGGCAGGCAAGGCTGCTACCATCAAGGTGATGGCTGAAAACCTGAATGTCGGCGAATTCGTTTGGGGCTCTGAGGATCAAGAAGATGATTCTAAAATAGAACGCTACTGTTACAAAAACGATACTGCTAACTGCAACAAGTACGGTGGCCTATACCAGTGGGCAGAAATGATGCAATTGCCGAGCCGTTGCAACACCGAAAGCTGTGCCGATTTAATCAAGCCAAACCACCAGGGAATATGCCCCAGTGGCTGGCGCCTATTGACTTATAATGACTACTACATTGTGGTGCATGCTGATAACAATGAAGATGGGGTAAAGGGAACCCGTTCTGCGTACGGCTTTGGCGGTAGCAATGATAGTGGCTATAGCCTTATTGGTGCTGGGTATCGTTCTGAAGAGGGTGGGTTTGCAAGATTGGAGGATTATACAATTTGGTTTTATCTTGAGGAACAGAACTCACAAGAGCATCGCTCTTCTTGTAATGGAATGAATCCTAATAAGACGACCATTTCTTCTGGTTATCAGTCTAAGGTGACAGGAGCCTCCGTCCGTTGCGTAATGGTCGAGTAACCACTTTCACTTAACTGTAAAATTTTAATAAAAATCAAAAAAATAGGCCTTTCGTAAGAATGGCCATTGGGAGTTATTATGTCCAAGAAGAAAGCGGCGGCGAATGCCTGGCCGCTAAGCGGACAGTAAAGGCCGAAGGCCGTAATTTGTCCGCGTGCGGAGCAGGCTGAGACGGAGCGTTTTTTTTCGGACATGAAAAGCTGATGCCGATTTCCATCGGCATGACGCGGGCGGGGAAAGGAGATGCCGCATCAAGTGCGGCAAGACAACCGGAAACGAATGCCCTAAGGCGGAAGAAAAAGTGTCGTTGAGCGAACATTAGAGGCCGAAGGCCGAATCCATGTGAGTGAGACGAGCACATTTCTGGAGCCGTGGGCATTTTTGAAGCTGGGGGTTTTAGGGGGCAGAGCCCCTTAGGCGAGGGGGTGCTGGAAGACCCGGCACGGGGCTGCAAGCAGGGGGAGGCGTCCCCCTCCTAAAAATAATCGCAATTTTGCAATCAGTTGATTGCACGCACCAGCCATTTCTTGTTTTATCTTTTGCCAAGAATTAAGGAAATTGCGAAAAATGACAAGACCGCCCACTTTACAACATTTACACCACAGACACTTTACAAACGCAACCAATTGTTGTATATTTAGAGGTATGAGTACCGTGGTAACAAACATACGAATCGACAAAGAGCTCAAGGCTCAGGCAACCGAACTATTCAACGACTTGGGCTTGACGCTTTCCCAGGCGTTTACGGTTTTCCTGAAGCAAGCCATTCTGCACCACGGCCTGCCTTTTGCCGTTACAAGACCTCCGTCCAAAGAACTCCTCGAAGCCATCAAGGAAGGCGAAGAACTCGCCCACGATCCTAATGCAAAAACTTATGCTTCGTTCGACGAATTGCTTGAGGAACTGGACATAAAAAAATGAACTCCAAAGACGGATTCAAGTATAATTTACGGATTACAAACCGCTTCAAAAAGCACCTTAAACAAATTGCCAAAAGAAACATTGAACACGTCAGCAAGATTGAAGGCGTCGTTAACTCCCTGCAAAAAGGAGAAACTCTTGAAGCTCGATTTAAGGACCATGCTTTAGTCGGAAAATGGAACGGCCATAGGGAATGCCACATTCTTCCCGATCTTTTGTTAATCTACAAAATCGAAGAAAACATTCTTATTCTAGAACTTGTAGACACCGGCTCTCACGCCGATTTATTCGGGAAATAATTACCGCACGCACCGTACAGAGAATCCGAAGGTCTTGGGTTTGGACATGTAGCCAAAGGCCATGGATTTGCTGGTGAGATACCACACACGGGCGGAGCCCGGGGCAATGCCCTCGGAGGCGTCGTCGGAGCTCCAGAAGAAGGCGAATTTGGCGGTATTGCCGTAGGTTTCGTCGTCGAAACGGTTGCCAGCAGGCATCGCCGAGAATTTGAGAGTGTCGTTGCCGTTGGTGTCGCCCGACCAGCCGTAATCAGCCTTAATCAAGTAGCCCGCGTTAAAGTCGGCGCCTGCTGCAGTCCAGAGGCTTTCGAAGTCGGCGTGAGTCGGCAAGCGGAACCCGGCGGGGCATGCCTTTTTGGCCGCATCCCAAGTGTAGAGCCTGCCGTAAACCATGCATTGGTCGTCTTCATCTTTGTAGCAGAAACTGCCCTCGGTTTTGTAATTCAGGTTGTCGCCCAACCATTCGAGGCCGGCAATTTTCACCGTGCGATACGTCTGCTTGTCGCGCGGGTCCTTGAACTCGTTTTTCTTTTTGGATTTAGGAGCCGCCGAGGCATAGGCTACAAGCAAACTTACAAATAAGGCAAGCCAAAACTTCATGGCCCAAAAATAACTAATTTTCTATTTTCTGAAAAAAACGGAGTCTTATGTCTATATCTAAAACTATCGCCGCATTCCTTTGCGCAGCAGCCTTCTGCTTTGCCGCCAACGATTCGACCGCAAAAGCCCAAGCCCCCGCACAGGCTAGCACCCAGGCTCCCGCAATTTCGCAAGAAGAAATGTTGATTTTCAAGACTCTACTACAAACCCCGCTTTTCAAGGACAACTTTGTTCAATCATGCACCGTGCAATCCATGGAATGGCTGGGCGTGAACCAAGCCGACAAAACCTGCAAATGCGCCTACGACCGCCTTGTTAGAGACGGCAAGTTCATCAACCAGATTATGAGCTCGATCAACGGCGACAACATCGATTTTGAAAAATGGGGATTTGAATTTATCGAGCCCTGCATTCCCCAGAACTACCCCGCCGAAACGGACAACGCCTTCGTGAAAGAATGCCTGAAAGCCGGCGATGTAGACAAAGCGACCTGCGAATGCGTGCTGAAATCAATCAAGAAAGACTACACCGTGCGCGACCTGATGAAAACCGCCTTTGAAGACCAGAAAAAGCTGGAAGTCGACTTGATGCTCAAGGCCGCACAGTGCCTCTCGAAATAACTCAGGGAAAAACACCCTTATAAAAAAACTAACGGCATCCCCCCCAAGGGATGCCGTAGTTGGTGTTTGGGATGTTTGGTTTCGTATCCATAAGATAGATTCGTACAGGGGCAAAAGGTATAGTTGTAGGACATAAAGTGTTGTTGTACTTTACAACACCCCAACGTCTCAAAATGAGCCAAAATGGCGTAAATTTTTGAAAAAAAGGCTTTTTTTTATTAAACAGCCCAAAAGAAACCGTTGTAAAGCACCTGTTTTTAGGCTAAAAATCGTCAAAAAAAGCCATTTTTCCCTATTTCGGGGCTTTGGCACGGCCTTTGCATATATATGGCGGTAAAAAAGAGAGGAAAATATGTCCGATTTTAATAACGATGCAGAAAAGGTGTTGGCCAAGGCGCAGAGCCTGCGTGACCGTTGTTCGCATTCCTACCTGGGTGCGGCCCATTTGGCGGTCGGCCTTGTAGAAGGCCCAGATGCCACCCTGAAGAAACTTTATAAGTCCAAGGGCGCGAAGACCAACGAGCTCCGCGGCAAATTGGAACCGTTCGTGCAGAAGATTCCGCGCATGGAAGGCGTGAACCCCGACGTGGAACCTGATAACGACTTGAACCGTATTTTGCGTGCTTCCGTGCAGGCGGCGCGCCAGGTGAACCGCATGGTGACCCCGGGCGATATGCTCGTGGCCTTGATGAAGTTCTCGGGCGACCGTGGCCTTGCGAAGGTGTTCGAAGATGCGCTCGGTTCCGTGGAAGTCGTGGAAACCTGGCTTTCGGACCCGTTTGCGGGTGCCGCCAATGCCGAGGAACAGTCTCCGCTGAAACTCTATGGCCGTGAACTCGTGGAAATGGCTGCCGACGGAAAGCTTTCGCCGGTGATTGGCCGTGAAGAAGAAATCCGCCGCGTCATCTTGATCTTGAGCCGAAAGACGAAAAACAACCCGTGCCTGGTCGGTGAACCGGGCGTGGGTAAGACCGCCATTGTCGAAGGGCTCGCTGAGCGAATCTATCGCGGCGACGTGCCTGACGCTTTGAAGGGCAAGAAGTTGTTTGCGCTCGATTTGTCTGCCTTGATGGCGGGCGCAAAGTACCGCGGCGATTTCGAAGAACGTTTGAAAGCCGTGCTGGACGCACTGGAAGAAGACGGCAACACCTTGCTGTTCATCGATGAAATCCACACCATCGTGGGTGCAGGCA is a genomic window of Fibrobacter sp. UWB5 containing:
- a CDS encoding type II toxin-antitoxin system YafQ family toxin yields the protein MNSKDGFKYNLRITNRFKKHLKQIAKRNIEHVSKIEGVVNSLQKGETLEARFKDHALVGKWNGHRECHILPDLLLIYKIEENILILELVDTGSHADLFGK
- a CDS encoding Smr/MutS family protein, translating into MALNEEEEFQLQWINNHHMEDKDAQMQKVAEAAAVRPTRAPRGRKMRRNPSAWELPVPEDEIDLHGMTSDEAAETVERRIDDLMIAGLKILRVIHGGGNPSYGNVKRIIDRKVRSEWSNRIQLYKVEPDNAGSSIMILGKPRPAPTKTTRKPAKK
- a CDS encoding fibrobacter succinogenes major paralogous domain-containing protein — its product is MKFWLALFVSLLVAYASAAPKSKKKNEFKDPRDKQTYRTVKIAGLEWLGDNLNYKTEGSFCYKDEDDQCMVYGRLYTWDAAKKACPAGFRLPTHADFESLWTAAGADFNAGYLIKADYGWSGDTNGNDTLKFSAMPAGNRFDDETYGNTAKFAFFWSSDDASEGIAPGSARVWYLTSKSMAFGYMSKPKTFGFSVRCVR
- a CDS encoding type II toxin-antitoxin system RelB/DinJ family antitoxin, producing the protein MSTVVTNIRIDKELKAQATELFNDLGLTLSQAFTVFLKQAILHHGLPFAVTRPPSKELLEAIKEGEELAHDPNAKTYASFDELLEELDIKK
- a CDS encoding BrnT family toxin, giving the protein MQVEFVWDDKKNASNQKKHGISFEEAKTCFEDDHARVFFDAEHSAQEERSILVGLSNQLRTLVVVFTERSGIVSEQLINRIISARKATRKEFQYYWNARKGDCL
- a CDS encoding FISUMP domain-containing protein, with product MKVWWDFYNRRSSVKIFANALALSILLALLAACGDESSSSVSPEPRQCEEQSNDCDNVSSSSEKISKNSSSSQKSADKGKSSSSVEKSKESSSSVKPSSSSEAKSSSSEEVKQSSSSVVASSSSVTSSETVESSSSSYDRTDAFKGTLWRKGEYKTFVDTRDNREYYYIQITGEDTAGKAATIKVMAENLNVGEFVWGSEDQEDDSKIERYCYKNDTANCNKYGGLYQWAEMMQLPSRCNTESCADLIKPNHQGICPSGWRLLTYNDYYIVVHADNNEDGVKGTRSAYGFGGSNDSGYSLIGAGYRSEEGGFARLEDYTIWFYLEEQNSQEHRSSCNGMNPNKTTISSGYQSKVTGASVRCVMVE
- a CDS encoding CopG family antitoxin is translated as MKKEYDFSKMKAKKNPYAKFLKKQITIRLNSETIDYFKKMATELGIPYQVLIDSYLTDCANTKRKLNMSWE